The following DNA comes from Flavobacterium sp. N3904.
TCTATGTAAGGTTTTATTATTAAATGAGTTATAAAGACTGTCCGTTTTTAGAGCAAAATGATCCATGCCTATCTCGTAATACTCATTTTCAAATAATAGTTCTTTCCCTATTTCGTACAATTTTCTTTTGACAACATCTTTTGGTATATCTTCATCATGAAATCCACGTTGACCATTTCCTTTTATCCAGGGTACATGGGCATAACTATAAAATGCCAACCTGTCGGGTTGCAACGAATTGGTTTTTTCGATAGTATCTATAATATCTTCAATTTTCTGAAAAGGCAAACCGAAAATAATATCATGACCAATAGAAGTATATCCTATTTCTTTTGCCCAAAAAGTAACTTTGGCAACATTGTGAAAAGGTTGAATTCGATTAATTGCTTTTTGAACTTTTTCAGAATAATCCTGAACCCCAAAACTCACTCTTCGAAACCCCAAATCATACAATTTTTGTAACTGTGCGTGAGTTGTATTATTAGGATGACCTTCAAAACTGAATTCATATCCTTCCGCCTTATCTGCTAGTGATAGTATTCCATTTATTAAGTATTCTAAGTTGTTTATAGAGAAGAAAGTAGGTGTTCCCCCTCCCAAATGAATTTCTTTAATTCTTGGTTTTTCTTCCAAAATATTGCAATAAATAGTCCATTCTTTTAAAACAGCTTCTATATATTGATTTTCAACATTGTGGTTTTTGGTAATACGTTTATTGCATCCACAAAAAGTACATAAGCTTTCACAAAAAGGTAGGTGGATATAAAGACTAATCCCTTCTTTTGAATTGCTTTCAATGAAAGATTTTTTAAGAGTCTCTATCCATTTTTGATTTGTAAATCCTGACTCATCCCAATACGGAACCGTAGGATAGCTGGTGTATCTTGGGCCAGGAACATTATATTTTTGAATGAGTGAACTTTTCATAATAGAAATGATTTATATATCAAAAGTAGTATGACTTTTTAACATTTAAAATGATAATTATCATATAAGATTATAGCTATATAAAAAAAAGAGGTTCTATGTGAACCTCTTTTTTAGTTGTTATGCAATGGAATTGTTGATTAAATCAACCCATTTTTTTGCCATTTTATGGTCTTCATGCAAACAATTAAAATCCAAAAAATGATTTTCGATATTGTAAATGGGAATCATTTCTTTTCTCATAGTATTTTTATGAACAAGTTCAATTTCGACTTTTGTGATCGTATTTGATTTGTTTTCATTATTTGCAATCAAATTGCATAATAGAATGTTTTTTAAATCAACAAAATAAGCTGTCTCTTTTTTGTAGCTAAAATCAATAAACAAAAAGCCTTTATTTTTTTGATCTATTGACAATATTTTTTTGTTCTGTGACTCTGTTAATTCAAAATTATAATGATTGTTTTGACTGTATTGGTTTTTTATCGCTGTAATTTTTTTTCTATTTGTTATGTTAGAACGAAAGACCAATGTTATCGGAATACCTATCAAGATTGTAATTATGAGTCCTATTATGGTTACGGATGTGTCCATTTTTTTATTTTTTTTGGATTATTTATAATGATTTATTTTCCTTGTTCAAAAGGAGCCAAGGAGGAATTAAAAGCAAAGTTGGCTTTTAAAATAGTTTAATCATGATGGTTATTCACCAAAAAAAATGAAAAGGAAAAAGTAAAATAGAAACTTGACTGCATCTGTCAATGTCTTGATCAAATACAGCGATTTTAGGGTTATTTTCTTTAAAACTAGAAAATAATAAAGATGATAGGGTACAGTCACTTAGGTCTACCGAAATGCGGTTATTGTGTTTTAAATCTAAAGCTCCTCTATCAACACTAGGTTGAATAAAATGTGAAGAGCTTAAACTTTCTTTGCTAAGGGAGCTGTTATTTTCTTTTTGAAAAGTAGGAATTGCGTATTGATTTGCGCTGTATGCAAATGAGAATTGCATAAACAGACCAATAATTACAATAAATTTCCAAAAGGTTTTCATCCGACAAATTTAGAGAATAAGTTTTTGATTTACGAAGGTATTATTGTAAATGAACGTTAAATTTTATAAAAGCAAAACCCTCGGAATTTTAAAATTCCGAGGGTTTAATTTATGATCAGTATGAATTTATTCTTGATTCATATTTCTCAATTGTTTTAGTTTTTCTTTCCACACATCAAGACTTTCCTTATGAATTGCTATATTTTTTCGAACTTCTAAAACTATTGAATTTTCCTTTTTTGCATTTCTGGTATTGGTAAA
Coding sequences within:
- the hemN gene encoding oxygen-independent coproporphyrinogen III oxidase; translation: MKSSLIQKYNVPGPRYTSYPTVPYWDESGFTNQKWIETLKKSFIESNSKEGISLYIHLPFCESLCTFCGCNKRITKNHNVENQYIEAVLKEWTIYCNILEEKPRIKEIHLGGGTPTFFSINNLEYLINGILSLADKAEGYEFSFEGHPNNTTHAQLQKLYDLGFRRVSFGVQDYSEKVQKAINRIQPFHNVAKVTFWAKEIGYTSIGHDIIFGLPFQKIEDIIDTIEKTNSLQPDRLAFYSYAHVPWIKGNGQRGFHDEDIPKDVVKRKLYEIGKELLFENEYYEIGMDHFALKTDSLYNSFNNKTLHRNFMGYSSSKTQLMIGLGVSAISDSWYSFAQNIKTIEDYYQLLKEDKLPIYRGHLLTDEDLIIRKHILNLMCKFETSWEDTANYFSEIPEILIQLKEMEKDGLLTIQKNKIQITDEGKPHVRNICMAFDLRLRRKAPDTALFSMTI